One part of the Glycine max cultivar Williams 82 chromosome 14, Glycine_max_v4.0, whole genome shotgun sequence genome encodes these proteins:
- the LOC100787093 gene encoding ABC transporter B family member 13, producing MAEVELAPDSLIEQNVTSKTVQQSKTDSVSFFGLFAAADATDCVLMFLGSVGSCVHGAALPVFFILFGRMIDSLGHLSNNPHKLSSRISEHALYLVYLGGVVLVSAWMGVAFWMQTGERQTARLRLKYLQAVLKKDINFFDNEARDANIIFHISSDAILVQDAIGDKTGHAIRYLSQFIVGFAIGFTSVWQLTLLTLAVVPLIAVAGGAYTIIMSTLSEKGEAAYAEAGKVAEEVISQVRTVYSFVGEEKAAGSYSKSLDNALKLGKKGGFAKGVGVGFTYGLLFCAWALLLWYASILVRHHKTNGGKAFTTIINVIFSGFALGQAAPNLGSIAKGRVAAANIMNMIASASRNSKKLDDGNIVPQVAGEIEFCEVCFAYPSRSNMIFEKLSFSVSAGKTIAVVGPSGSGKSTIVSLIQRFYDPTSGKILLDGYDLKNLQLKWLREQMGLVSQEPALFATTIAGNILFGKEDADMDKVIQAAMAANAHSFIQGLPDGYQTQVGEGGTQLSGGQKQRIAIARAVLRNPKVLLLDEATSALDAESELIVQQALEKIMSNRTTIVVAHRLSTIRDVDTIVVLKNGQVVESGTHLELMSNNGEYVNLVSLQASQSLTNSRSISCSESSRNSSFREPSDNLTLEEPLKLDTAAELQSRDQHLPSKTTSTPSILDLLKLNAPEWPYAILGSVGAILAGMEAPLFALGITHILTAFYSPQGSKIKQEVDWVAFIFLGVAVITIPIYLLLHYFYTLMGERLTARVRLLMFSAILNNEVAWFDMDEHNTGSLTAMLAADATLVRSALADRLSTIVQNVALTVTAFVIGFTLSWKLTAVVVACLPLLIGASITEQLFLKGFGGDYGHAYSRATSLAREAIANIRTVAAFGAEDRISIQFASELNKPNKQALLRGHISGFGYGITQLLAFCSYALGLWYASVLIKKNESNFGDIMKSFMVLIITSLAIAETLALTPDIVKGSQALGSVFGIIQRRTAITPNDPNSKMITDVKGEIEFRNVSFKYPMRPDITIFQNLNLIVPAGKSLAVVGQSGSGKSTVISLVMRFYDPDLGSVLIDECDIKSLNLRSLRLRIGLVQQEPALFSTTVYENIKYGKEEASEIEVMKAAKAANAHEFISRMPEGYKTEVGERGAQLSGGQKQRVAIARAILKDPSILLLDEATSALDTVSERLVQEALDKLMEGRTTILVAHRLSTVRDADSIAVLQNGRVAEMGSHERLMAKPASIYKQLVSLQHETRDQQDH from the exons ATGGCAGAAGTGGAACTAGCCCCAGATTCACTTATAGAACAAAATGTAACATCTAAAACGGTCCAACAATCCAAAACCGATAGTGTTTCGTTTTTCGGCTTGTTTGCTGCGGCTGATGCAACTGACTGTGTCTTGATGTTCCTCGGAAGTGTCGGTTCGTGTGTCCATGGTGCTGCTCTTCccgttttcttcattttgtttggTCGTATGATCGACTCTTTGGGACATCTCTCTAATAATCCTCACAAATTGTCCTCGCGAATTTCTGAG CATGCTTTGTATTTGGTCTATCTTGGAGGAGTTGTTCTGGTATCAGCTTGGATGG GTGTTGCATTCTGGATGCAAACAGGGGAGAGGCAAACGGCACGTTTGCGCTTGAAATATTTGCAGGCAGTGCTAAAGAAGgatattaatttctttgacAATGAAGCCAGGGATGCTAATATCATTTTCCACATCTCGAGTGACGCAATATTGGTACAAGATGCAATTGGAGACAAG ACAGGCCATGCCATTCGTTACCTTTCCCAATTCATTGTTGGATTCGCCATTGGATTTACCTCAGTGTGGCAGCTCACACTACTCACCTTGGCTGTGGTTCCGTTGATAGCTGTAGCTGGGGGAGCTTATACAATAATTATGTCTACTTTATCAGAAAAGGGTGAAGCAGCTTATGCTGAAGCTGGAAAGGTTGCAGAAGAG GTGATTTCTCAGGTGCGTACTGTTTACTCATTTGTAGGAGAAGAGAAAGCAGCTGGCTCATACTCAAAGTCTCTTGATAATGCTCTGAAGTTGGGCAAGAAGGGTGGTTTTGCAAAAGGAGTTGGAGTAGGCTTCACATATGGGCTATTATTTTGTGCTTGGGCATTGCTTTTATGGTATGCTAGCATACTTGTGAGGCATCATAAGACAAATGGAGGCAAAGCGTTCACAACAATTATCAATGTCATCTTTAGTGGATT TGCTCTTGGTCAAGCTGCTCCAAACCTTGGTTCCATTGCCAAAGGGCGCGTTGCTGCAGCCAATATCATGAACATGATTGCGTCCGCTTCAAGAAATTCTAAAAAGTTGGATGATGGCAATATTGTCCCACAAGTAGCAGGGGAAATTGAATTTTGTGAGGTCTGCTTTGCTTACCCCTCAAGATCCAATATGATCTTTGAAAAATTGAGCTTCTCAGTGAGTGCTGGGAAGACTATAGCAGTTGTAGGTCCAAGTGGTTCCGGAAAGAGCACGATCGTTTCACTAATTCAACGGTTCTATGACCCCACTTCAG GTAAGATCCTGTTGGATGGATATGACCTAAAGAATCTTCAATTGAAATGGTTGAGAGAACAGATGGGCTTGGTTAGTCAAGAACCAGCACTATTTGCCACAACAATCGCTGGAAATATTTTATTCGGAAAGGAAGACGCAGACATGGATAAAGTCATACAAGCTGCCATGGCTGCAAATGCTCATTCTTTCATTCAAGGATTACCTGATGGTTATCAAACTCAG GTTGGAGAAGGTGGCACCCAACTTTCAGGGGGCCAAAAGCAAAGAATTGCCATAGCAAGAGCAGTGCTAAGAAACCCAAAAGTATTGCTTTTAGATGAGGCCACAAGTGCTCTAGATGCTGAATCGGAGCTCATTGTCCAACAGGCATTGGAAAAAATAATGTCAAACAGAACAACAATAGTTGTTGCTCATAGATTATCCACCATACGCGATGTAGATACAATTGTTGTGTTGAAGAACGGCCAGGTGGTTGAAAGTGGGACTCATTTGGAATTAATGTCCAACAATGGAGAGTATGTGAATCTGGTGAGTTTGCAAGCATCACAAAGCCTCACAAACTCTAGATCAATATCTTGCTCCGAAAGTTCAAGAAATTCTAGTTTTAGAGAACCTTCAGACAACCTGACCTTAGAGGAGCCGTTGAAGTTGGATACAGCAGCAGAACTGCAATCAAGAGATCAACACTTGCCATCAAAGACTACTTCCACTCCATCAATTTTGGATTTACTGAAACTGAATGCTCCAGAGTGGCCCTATGCAATACTTGGGTCAGTAGGTGCAATATTGGCTGGCATGGAAGCCCCTCTCTTTGCACTTGGAATCACTCACATTTTGACTGCATTTTATTCTCCTCAGGGTTCTAAAATCAAGCAAGAAGTTGATTGGGTTGCTTTTATATTTCTTGGAGTAGCTGTTATTACTATACCTATTTATCTATTACTACACTACTTCTATACATTGATGGGAGAGCGTCTCACTGCCCGTGTGCGTTTATTAATGTTCTCAG CTATTCTCAACAATGAAGTTGCATGGTTTGATATGGATGAGCACAACACAGGCTCACTAACGGCCATGCTAGCTGCGGATGCAACATTAGTAAGAAGTGCTCTAGCTGACAGACTCTCAACCATTGTTCAAAATGTAGCTCTCACTGTAACAGCTTTTGTTATTGGCTTCACATTGAGTTGGAAACTAACAGCAGTGGTTGTAGCCTGCCTTCCCCTTCTCATAGGAGCTTCTATTACTGAG CAACTATTTCTCAAGGGGTTTGGAGGAGACTATGGCCATGCTTACTCTAGAGCAACTTCTTTGGCTCGTGAAGCTATTGCCAACATACGTACCGTTGCTGCTTTTGGCGCAGAAGATCGAATCTCAATCCAGTTTGCATCTGAACTGAACAAACCCAACAAACAAGCTCTTCTACGTGGCCACATATCAGGTTTTGGCTATGGCATAACACAGCTATTGGCTTTCTGTTCCTATGCACTTGGCCTTTGGTATGCATCAGTATTAATCAAGAAGAATGAGTCAAATTTTGGAGACATCATGAAGTCCTTCATGGTCTTAATCATCACTTCTCTGGCAATAGCAGAAACACTAGCTCTTACCCCAGACATTGTGAAGGGATCACAAGCATTGGGATCAGTTTTTGGCATTATCCAAAGGAGAACAGCCATCACCCCAAATGACCCCAACTCAAAGATGATAACTGATGTCAAAGGAGAGATAGAGTTTAGAAATGTTAGCTTCAAGTACCCTATGAGACCTGATATCACCATATTTCAGAACTTAAACCTCATAGTCCCAGCAGGTAAGAGTCTGGCAGTAGTGGGGCAAAGTGGTTCAGGGAAAAGCACAGTGATTTCTTTGGTAATGAGATTTTACGACCCCGATTTGGGGTCAGTCCTAATAGATGAATGTGATATCAAAAGCCTAAACCTTAGATCCTTAAGGCTGAGAATAGGATTGGTTCAGCAAGAACCTGCTTTGTTCTCAACCACAGTTTATGAAAACATCAAGTATGGAAAAGAGGAGGCATCAGAAATAGAGGTAATGAAGGCAGCCAAAGCAGCAAATGCTCATGAATTCATTAGCAGAATGCCAGAAGGGTACAAAACTGAGGTTGGTGAGAGAGGGGCGCAGTTGTCAGGAGGACAAAAACAAAGAGTGGCAATTGCTAGAGCTATTCTGAAAGATCCATCCATTCTTTTGTTGGATGAAGCAACAAGTGCACTAGACACAGTATCAGAGAGGCTGGTCCAAGAGGCTCTTGATAAGCTTATGGAAGGTAGAACAACTATTTTAGTAGCTCACAGGCTATCAACTGTTCGCGATGCCGACAGCATTGCAGTGCTTCAAAATGGCAGGGTTGCTGAAATGGGAAGCCATGAGAGGCTGATGGCCAAACCTGCAAGCATCTACAAGCAATTGGTTAGTCTACAGCATGAAACACGTGACCAACAAGACCATTGA